In Pristis pectinata isolate sPriPec2 chromosome 11, sPriPec2.1.pri, whole genome shotgun sequence, the following proteins share a genomic window:
- the LOC127575949 gene encoding ubiquitin carboxyl-terminal hydrolase 35-like isoform X2, with protein sequence MDGVIQNLTNDDCIIDVEMMTALTNMIDWLSWPLAKNIDKWIIGLLKGLAAVKKFSILIEVTLSKIEQVFSRLFYPIVRAGALAVLKYMLLSFQHSPEAFHVLVPHIPKLMVSLSKEESNSGISCRQQLSELVHCMIFRFSGFPDLYEPVIEALKDFPIPNEEKIKQLLNQNAWTSQKNTLEPLYPRLTAKSDTGKTGLANLGNTCYMNSVIQALFMASDFRHAVMLLKESDSQSLMMKLQWLFAFLEHSQRPAISPSSFLKASSPPWFNQGAQQDCSEYLRYLLDRLHEEEKTRKGTSYGQRHSGIETRIEGQDPGKTLIERMFGGKMVTRILCHCCCNVSFREEAFTDLSLAFPPPNKVLQRCDHSTDPNITMKITGADNLASQVEQQHMTAKSPNKQTQTKPKEPSLRMVPSEIMGSHGKGKKEDPSSRVMQNYDSSPFSSMLRNDFAVASGEKVCDSASCRSVSDLINYFLSPEMLSGDNRYYCNRCTSLQEAEKVVELTGNPHYLILTLLRFSFDLVTMKRRKILDNVSVPLVLKLPIRIDSKDEHTIHGKNQQCELGNWKPFAEDTTYLSIIYDLCSVVVHSGISSESGHYYCYARECVDANSVIGPSEILDAEGRADEKWYLYNDTRVSFSSFESISNVTNYFPKDTAYVLFYRQRLTRQSCSDGEPVSANVGLYGEAGLNKELIEAISRDNIQYLQEEEKEARKRADCITPVTMPSWWRRFDDDENGGSSGSCGPAAGGGSDLGSFGRLIF encoded by the exons GTGTTCTCAAGGCTATTTTACCCAATTGTAAGAGCAGGAGCACTTGCTGTGCTGAAATACATGCTTTTAAGTTTTCAACATTCACCGGAAGCTTTCCATGTG CTTGTTCCTCACATTCCCAAATTAATGGTGTCACTCTCTAAAGAAGAGTCCAACTCTGGTATAAGCTGTCGGCAACAACTGTCTGAATTAGTACACTGCATGATCTTCCGGTTTTCAGGCTTCCCTGACCTATATGAACCTGTCATAGAGGCACTTAAG GACTTTCCAATTCcaaatgaagaaaaaataaagCAGCTACTCAATCAGAATGCCTGGACGTCACAAAAAAATACACTGGAACCTTTGTATCCAAGACTTACTGCAAAATCAGATACAGGAAAGACAGGACTGGCTAATCTTGGCAATACCTGCTACATGAACAGTGTCATTCAGGCCCTTTTCATGGCTTCTGA CTTCAGGCATGCTGTAATGCTACTCAAGGAGAGTGATTCACAGTCATTAATGATGAAACTTCAATGGTTATTTGCTTTCCTGGAGCACAGTCAG AGACCTGCCATCTCTCCCAGTAGTTTCTTGAAAGCTTCATCTCCTCCATGGTTTAATCAAGGGGCGCAACAAGACTGTTCAGAGTATTTAAGATATCTATTGGACAG gcTACATGAAGAAGAGAAGACTAGGAAAGGAACTTCATATGGACAGAGACATTCAGGCATTGAAACTCGTATAGAAGGTCAAgatccagggaaaacattaaTAGAAAGAATGTTTGGTGGGAAGATGGTGACTAGGATCCTTTGTCATTGTTGTTGTAATGTTTCCTTCCGAGAGGAAGCTTTTACAGATCTTTCCCTTGCATTTCCACCACCTAACAAGGTTCTACAAAGGTGTGATCATTCAACTGACCCTAATATTACAATGAAGATTACTGGTGCAGATAATTTGGCATCACAAGTTGAGCAACAACACATGACTGCTAAATCTCCAAATAAACAGACACAAACAAAACCTAAAGAGCCTTCATTGCGAATGGTACCATCTGAAATAATGGGTTCCCATGgaaaaggaaagaaggaagatCCTTCATCTAGAGTAATGCAAAATTATGATTCCTCTCCATTTAGTTCCATGCTGCGGAATGATTTTGCAGTGGCCTCTGGGGAGAAAGTATGCGACTCAGCAAGTTGTAGATCAGTGTCTGACCTCATTAACTACTTTCTTTCACCAGAAATGCTGTCGGGTGATAACAGATATTACTGTAATAGATGtacctcattacaggaagcagAAAAAGTGGTAGAATTAACTGGGAATCCACATTATCTTATCTTGACTTTATTACGATTCTCCTTTGATCTTGTAACTATGAAGCGCAGAAAGATACTGGATAATGTATCTGTTCCTTTAGTCCTTAAACTACCCATTAGGATTGACTCAAAGGATGAACACACAATTCATGGTAAAAATCAACAATGTGAACTGGGAAACTGGAAACCTTTTGCAGAGGATACTACATATTTGTCAATTATATATGACCTCTGTTCTGTAGTGGTGCACTCTGGGATATCTTCTGAAAGTGGACATTACTATTGCTATGCAAGAGAATGTGTGGATGCTAACTCTGTAATTGGCCCAAGTGAAATTTTGGATGCTGAGGGTAGAGCTGATGAAAAATGGTATTTGTATAATGACACCAGAGTTTCATTTTCATCATTTGAATCCATCAGCAATGTTACAAATTACTTTCCCAAAGACACTGCTTATGTGTTGTTCTACAGACAGCGATTAACAAGACAGTCTTGCTCTGATGGTGAACCTGTTTCAGCTAATGTGGGACTGTATGGAGAAGCAGGATTAAACAAAGAGTTGATAGAAGCCATCTCCAGGGACAACATTCAATATTTACAG GAAGAAGAAAAGGAAGCAAGGAAAAGAGCTGACTGTATAACACCTGTTACTATGCCATCATGGTGGAGACGTTTTGATGATGATGAAAATGGTGGTTCTTCTGGAAGTTGTGGCCCAGCTGCTGGAGGAGGAAGTGATTTGGGGTCATTTGGACGTTTGATTTTCTAA